The proteins below are encoded in one region of Pseudomonas entomophila L48:
- a CDS encoding MATE family efflux transporter — translation MPSLSTAWRDQPTHRKVWGLAVPMILSNISLSLVALVDTAVIGHLPHAHQLGAVAVGATLFAFIVGPMGFLRMGSTGFAAQAAGRADGAALRQVLVQGLLLALGFALLIGLLALPFSQLALKGMQPSEALLASTETFFHTRLLGLPAALACYALVGWFLGTQNARAPLAIMLTTTVLNIALNLWFVLGLDWGVIGSARASVIAEWSAALLGLALTRPALRAHPGRIVWAALKRWQAWRPLLAVNRDIFLRSLALQLVFLLLTVQGARLGEATVAANALLLNGLLLTAYALDGLAHAVEALCGHAIGARDRAALQHTLVVAGGWSLIASLGFAVLFMLGGHLFVDLQTDIASVREAAYPYLPYLAVLPLIAVWSYLLDGLFIGATRAREMRNGMLLSVLIALPVAFVLRGFGNHGLWLAFLLFMALRGGTLGWVGWRLQRRDRWIR, via the coding sequence ATGCCCTCACTGTCCACCGCCTGGCGCGACCAGCCCACCCACCGCAAGGTCTGGGGCCTGGCCGTGCCGATGATCCTCTCCAACATCTCATTGTCCCTGGTGGCCCTGGTCGACACCGCGGTGATCGGCCACTTGCCACACGCCCACCAGCTGGGCGCGGTGGCGGTCGGCGCCACCCTGTTCGCCTTCATCGTCGGGCCGATGGGCTTCCTGCGCATGGGCTCCACCGGTTTCGCCGCCCAGGCCGCCGGTCGCGCCGATGGTGCCGCGCTGCGCCAGGTGCTGGTACAGGGGCTGCTGCTCGCGCTCGGCTTCGCCCTGTTGATCGGTCTACTGGCCCTGCCCTTCAGTCAGCTGGCTCTCAAGGGCATGCAACCCAGCGAAGCCCTGCTCGCCTCCACCGAAACCTTCTTCCACACCCGCCTGCTCGGCCTGCCGGCAGCACTGGCCTGCTATGCCCTGGTAGGTTGGTTCCTGGGCACACAGAACGCCCGGGCGCCCTTGGCGATCATGCTGACTACCACCGTGCTCAACATCGCCCTGAACCTGTGGTTCGTGCTCGGCCTGGATTGGGGCGTGATCGGCTCGGCACGAGCCTCGGTGATAGCCGAGTGGAGCGCCGCCCTGCTCGGCCTGGCCCTCACCCGCCCGGCGCTGCGCGCTCATCCCGGACGCATCGTCTGGGCCGCCTTGAAACGCTGGCAAGCCTGGCGTCCCTTGCTGGCAGTGAATCGCGACATCTTCTTGCGCAGCCTTGCGTTGCAGCTGGTGTTCCTGTTGCTGACCGTGCAGGGCGCGCGGCTGGGCGAGGCCACCGTGGCCGCCAATGCGCTGTTGCTCAATGGCCTGCTGCTGACCGCCTATGCCCTCGATGGCTTGGCCCACGCGGTCGAAGCCTTGTGCGGCCACGCCATCGGCGCCCGTGACCGTGCGGCCTTGCAGCACACGCTGGTGGTCGCAGGTGGCTGGTCGTTGATTGCCAGCCTGGGCTTCGCGGTGCTGTTCATGCTGGGCGGGCACTTGTTCGTCGATTTGCAGACCGATATCGCCAGCGTGCGCGAGGCCGCGTATCCGTACCTGCCCTACCTGGCGGTGCTGCCGTTGATCGCGGTGTGGAGCTATCTGCTCGATGGGCTGTTCATTGGTGCGACGCGGGCGCGGGAAATGCGCAATGGGATGTTGCTGTCGGTGTTGATTGCGCTGCCCGTGGCGTTTGTCCTGCGCGGGTTCGGCAACCATGGGTTGTGGTTGGCGTTTCTGCTGTTCATGGCGTTGCGGGGGGGGACGCTCGGGTGGGTGGGGTGGCGGTTGCAACGGCGGGACCGTTGGATTCGATGA
- a CDS encoding REP-associated tyrosine transposase has translation MDSPCSHLLRRGRFSEPGRLYLLTTTTRDRKPLFADFNLARVVVKQMRLCDQKHACRTLAWVLMPDHVHWLVELGHARLSTLMCAFKSRSSNALYREGVERRHIWQAGFHDRALHREEDVKAVARYIVANPIRAGLAKRVGEYSHWDCVWL, from the coding sequence ATGGACAGCCCATGCTCCCACTTATTACGTCGAGGCCGGTTTTCCGAGCCCGGGCGCCTCTATTTGCTGACAACCACTACCCGCGACCGCAAACCGCTGTTTGCTGACTTCAACCTGGCCAGAGTCGTGGTCAAGCAGATGCGCCTTTGTGATCAGAAGCATGCATGTCGTACTTTGGCTTGGGTTTTGATGCCTGACCATGTCCATTGGCTTGTCGAGCTTGGCCATGCCCGGTTGAGCACGCTGATGTGCGCGTTCAAATCTCGAAGCAGCAATGCGCTATATCGCGAGGGTGTTGAACGGCGGCACATCTGGCAGGCCGGATTTCATGACCGGGCATTACACCGGGAGGAGGACGTCAAAGCGGTCGCCCGGTACATCGTTGCCAATCCCATTCGTGCGGGGTTGGCCAAGCGAGTTGGTGAATATTCACATTGGGATTGCGTGTGGCTGTGA